Proteins encoded within one genomic window of Neorhizobium galegae bv. orientalis str. HAMBI 540:
- a CDS encoding ABC transporter substrate-binding protein encodes MSHKKLIALALVSVALAGVARAQDASIKLDVNKALHDRLPEDIKPAGKMISVNNGSFPPYEIVTGTDMTGASADLTDALGQVLGVKIEHATVGGLPALLAGVNAGRYQFAFGPIGDYKDREAASDFVDWVQEFVVFATLKGNPKGIGSLDTSCGQRISVMAGGSAERVIKAQSDKCKADGKEPVEVQSYTDQPASILAVRSKRADAFFSSQAPLTYFVSQANGQLELTGVGQKNGFEDIFQGAVVPKGSPLGPLFVDAIKVLMDNGTYAAIMKKWGIENNMIKQPGLNLGGQLPK; translated from the coding sequence ATGTCGCATAAGAAACTCATCGCTCTCGCTCTCGTCAGCGTAGCACTTGCGGGCGTCGCCAGGGCGCAGGACGCATCCATCAAGCTGGACGTCAACAAGGCGCTCCACGATCGCCTGCCGGAAGACATCAAGCCCGCCGGCAAGATGATCTCCGTCAACAACGGTTCGTTCCCTCCCTACGAAATCGTCACCGGCACCGATATGACAGGCGCCAGTGCCGACCTGACCGATGCGCTCGGACAGGTTCTCGGCGTCAAGATCGAGCATGCGACTGTCGGTGGTCTGCCGGCCCTGCTGGCCGGCGTTAACGCGGGTCGTTACCAGTTCGCCTTCGGCCCGATCGGCGACTACAAGGATCGCGAAGCAGCAAGCGACTTCGTCGATTGGGTGCAGGAATTCGTCGTCTTCGCCACTCTCAAGGGCAATCCCAAGGGCATTGGCTCGCTGGACACCTCCTGCGGCCAGCGCATCTCGGTCATGGCCGGCGGATCCGCCGAACGGGTGATCAAGGCACAGTCGGACAAGTGCAAGGCTGATGGCAAGGAACCGGTGGAGGTCCAGTCCTATACCGACCAGCCGGCATCGATCCTGGCCGTCCGTTCCAAGCGCGCCGATGCCTTCTTCTCCTCACAGGCGCCGCTGACCTATTTCGTCTCCCAGGCGAACGGCCAGCTGGAACTGACCGGCGTCGGCCAGAAGAACGGCTTTGAAGACATCTTCCAGGGCGCCGTCGTGCCGAAGGGCTCACCGCTCGGCCCGCTGTTCGTCGATGCCATCAAGGTGCTCATGGACAATGGCACCTATGCCGCGATCATGAAGAAATGGGGCATCGAGAACAACATGATCAAGCAGCCTGGCCTCAACCTTGGCGGGCAACTTCCCAAATGA
- a CDS encoding amino acid ABC transporter permease → MSTTNNNAAPSGAADFRDVATAHTPFRAGPLALRIVIALVVIDFGWIVAANENFGWPVVAQYFFDPTVLSGLYVSLGLTVIAMILGVALGLVIAIARMSSDKLASSFASLFIWFFRGTPLLVQLIFWYNMSTLFPAISISLPFGPTLISWDTNSVITPMTAAIVGLALNEAAYMAEVIRGGLLSVDRGQTETAEAFGMTKARALRRIIIPQAMRSIVPPTGNQLISMIKATSIVSVIAMADLLYSVQSIYNRTFEIIPMLLVAVLWYLLITSVLNIGQGYIEAYYGRSDRRNGATPKPAAVTEEASH, encoded by the coding sequence ATGAGCACCACCAACAACAACGCAGCGCCTTCGGGCGCCGCGGACTTCCGCGATGTGGCGACGGCTCACACGCCTTTCAGGGCTGGCCCTCTTGCCCTCCGGATCGTGATTGCGCTGGTCGTCATCGACTTCGGCTGGATCGTTGCCGCCAATGAAAACTTCGGCTGGCCGGTTGTTGCCCAGTATTTCTTCGATCCGACGGTTTTGAGCGGTCTTTACGTCAGCCTTGGCCTCACCGTGATCGCCATGATCCTCGGTGTCGCGCTCGGCCTGGTGATCGCTATTGCCCGCATGTCGTCCGACAAGCTGGCGAGTTCGTTCGCCTCGCTGTTCATCTGGTTCTTCCGCGGCACGCCGCTGCTCGTCCAGCTGATCTTCTGGTACAACATGTCGACGCTGTTTCCGGCGATTTCGATTTCACTTCCCTTCGGTCCGACGCTTATTAGCTGGGATACCAATTCTGTGATCACGCCGATGACCGCGGCGATCGTTGGCCTCGCACTCAACGAGGCTGCTTATATGGCAGAAGTCATCCGCGGCGGCCTTCTGTCAGTTGACCGCGGTCAGACCGAAACGGCGGAAGCCTTCGGCATGACCAAGGCGCGAGCCCTGCGGCGGATCATTATTCCGCAGGCGATGCGTTCGATTGTGCCGCCGACCGGCAATCAGTTGATCAGCATGATCAAGGCGACCTCGATCGTCAGCGTCATCGCCATGGCCGATCTGCTTTATTCGGTGCAATCGATCTATAACCGCACCTTCGAGATCATCCCGATGCTGCTGGTCGCGGTCCTCTGGTACCTGCTCATCACCTCGGTGCTGAATATCGGTCAGGGCTATATCGAAGCCTATTATGGTCGCAGCGACCGCCGCAATGGCGCCACGCCCAAGCCAGCAGCCGTCACAGAGGAGGCAAGCCATTGA
- a CDS encoding amino acid ABC transporter ATP-binding protein → MTIVDTTKPLVQARNVHKSFDRLEVLKGIDLDIMPGEVVAVLGPSGSGKSTFLRCINHLEDIQKGYIEVDGEQIGYRVKNDRLERLSPNGIARQRRKIGMVFQQFNLYPHMTVLQNIIEAPVGVHRESRKDAIESASRLLERVGLSEKANAYPRQLSGGQQQRVAIARALAIKPKLMLFDEPTSALDPELVGEVLATMRDLAKQGLTMIVVTHEISFAREAADRVVFMDGGVVVEQGKPEDVIGNPQHTRTQAFLSRFL, encoded by the coding sequence TTGACCATCGTCGATACCACCAAGCCCCTCGTCCAGGCTCGTAATGTCCACAAGTCCTTCGACCGGCTCGAAGTGTTGAAGGGCATCGACCTCGACATTATGCCGGGGGAAGTCGTGGCCGTTCTGGGGCCGTCCGGCTCGGGCAAATCCACCTTCCTGCGCTGTATCAATCACCTCGAAGATATCCAGAAGGGATATATCGAGGTGGATGGCGAGCAGATCGGTTACCGCGTCAAGAACGACCGGCTGGAAAGGCTGTCGCCCAACGGCATTGCAAGGCAGCGTCGAAAGATCGGCATGGTGTTCCAGCAGTTCAACCTCTACCCGCACATGACCGTGCTGCAGAACATCATCGAGGCGCCAGTCGGCGTCCATCGTGAAAGCCGAAAGGATGCGATCGAGAGCGCCAGTCGACTTTTGGAGCGCGTCGGTCTGTCGGAGAAGGCGAATGCCTACCCGCGGCAGCTTTCCGGCGGCCAGCAACAACGCGTCGCAATTGCCCGCGCGCTGGCGATCAAGCCAAAGCTGATGCTGTTCGATGAGCCAACCTCGGCGCTCGATCCGGAACTGGTCGGCGAAGTGCTGGCGACGATGCGGGACCTGGCAAAGCAGGGTCTTACCATGATCGTCGTCACCCACGAGATCAGCTTTGCGCGTGAAGCGGCCGACCGGGTGGTGTTCATGGACGGAGGGGTGGTCGTCGAACAGGGAAAACCGGAAGACGTGATCGGCAATCCGCAGCATACGCGCACACAGGCTTTTCTGTCGCGCTTCCTGTAA
- a CDS encoding M20 aminoacylase family protein — protein MPSQDNLYARIADFDSMEAELKATRQHLHAHPELSFEEAETARYVAEKLESWGYTVTRNVGGHGVVATLKNGEGTRSIGIRADMDALPIEEETGAPYSSTVPGKMHACGHDGHTTVLLGAAEYLARTKRFNGTVTLIFQPAEEAGQFSGAQRMIADGLFERFPIDAIFGLHNHPGMPAGTLLTRAGPMMAAGDTVKITVTGKGGHASRPHLTVDPVLVACNLVMTLQSIVSRNVDPTQTAVVTVSTINAGEASNVIPNNAKISMSVRSFDPAIRVFLEERIRKLTASVAEGHGATAEIEYEYGYPVVVNSEEETAFAREVAEELVGTDNVLTCPPLPGSEDFAYFLHHRPGSFLRLGNGKDSQILHSSKYDFNDGSLTTGAAMWARLAERYLNV, from the coding sequence ATGCCTAGCCAAGACAATCTCTACGCCCGCATCGCCGATTTCGACTCTATGGAAGCCGAGCTGAAGGCGACCCGCCAGCATCTCCATGCTCATCCGGAACTCTCTTTCGAAGAGGCCGAAACCGCCCGATACGTAGCCGAAAAACTCGAAAGCTGGGGTTACACGGTAACCCGCAATGTCGGCGGTCATGGGGTTGTGGCGACGCTCAAGAATGGCGAAGGCACCAGGAGCATCGGTATCCGCGCCGACATGGATGCGTTGCCGATCGAGGAAGAGACAGGCGCGCCTTACTCCAGTACCGTACCCGGCAAGATGCATGCGTGCGGCCACGACGGCCATACCACGGTTCTGCTCGGGGCCGCTGAATATTTGGCGCGCACCAAGCGCTTCAACGGCACAGTGACGCTGATCTTCCAGCCTGCTGAAGAAGCAGGCCAATTCAGCGGTGCGCAGCGGATGATCGCCGATGGCCTGTTCGAACGCTTTCCGATCGACGCTATCTTTGGTCTGCACAACCATCCCGGCATGCCCGCCGGCACGCTGCTCACCCGAGCCGGCCCAATGATGGCCGCCGGCGACACCGTCAAGATCACCGTCACCGGCAAGGGCGGACATGCCTCGCGTCCGCACCTGACCGTCGATCCGGTCCTTGTCGCCTGCAATCTCGTGATGACGCTGCAATCGATCGTCTCGCGCAATGTCGATCCGACCCAGACGGCGGTCGTCACGGTAAGCACCATTAATGCCGGAGAGGCATCGAACGTCATCCCTAATAATGCCAAGATTTCGATGAGCGTGCGCTCCTTCGATCCGGCGATCCGCGTTTTCCTCGAGGAGCGCATTCGCAAATTGACGGCAAGCGTTGCCGAAGGGCACGGCGCGACCGCCGAGATCGAATACGAATACGGTTATCCCGTTGTAGTAAATTCCGAGGAGGAGACGGCCTTCGCACGCGAGGTCGCCGAGGAACTGGTTGGCACCGACAATGTCTTGACCTGCCCGCCTCTGCCCGGCAGCGAAGACTTTGCCTATTTCCTTCACCATCGTCCCGGCAGCTTCCTGCGGCTTGGCAACGGCAAAGATTCGCAGATCCTGCATTCATCGAAATACGACTTCAACGATGGCAGCCTGACGACCGGCGCCGCCATGTGGGCACGCCTGGCCGAGCGTTATCTCAACGTATGA
- a CDS encoding YciI family protein encodes MKYYLCKYIPPRTDFLATMTVDEKDWMAQHGAYLDWLLGTGKIIAHGPVMDPAGGYGVSLYQIADDEEIETLTSSDPIVQNGAGHYEHHPMLHLKHRG; translated from the coding sequence ATGAAATACTACCTCTGCAAATACATACCCCCCCGCACGGACTTCCTTGCGACAATGACGGTGGACGAGAAAGACTGGATGGCCCAGCACGGCGCCTATCTCGACTGGCTTCTCGGTACGGGAAAGATCATCGCGCACGGTCCGGTCATGGATCCAGCCGGTGGTTACGGCGTCTCTCTTTATCAGATCGCCGATGATGAAGAGATCGAGACACTGACGTCGAGCGACCCGATTGTGCAAAACGGGGCGGGCCACTACGAACACCATCCTATGCTTCACTTGAAGCACCGCGGCTAA